From Leifsonia sp. fls2-241-R2A-40a, one genomic window encodes:
- a CDS encoding sugar ABC transporter permease yields the protein MTATSPTTTSPATRPTAPRRRGRSLWRSILIFVAPFGVLYLLFYAVPIAYAVYQSLLTVERQGTFGPATQVFGGLTQYVAVFQDSAFWTSVGRVLLFGVVQVPVMLILALVFALLLDSPLLRGKKFFRLAFFAPYAVPGVIAAIMWGFLYSPSLSPFTALTQNVNFLGADLVLWSIANIVTWVYIGYNMLIIYSSLLAIPQEIYEAAKLDGANNWQVAVRIKIPLVMPAIILTAVFSIIGTLQLLAEPQTLRTFSTAINSTYTPNLAVYTTASIPNYNLAAAMSVVLALFTFVLSFVFLKLTQRRAFA from the coding sequence ATGACAGCGACGTCACCCACCACCACGAGTCCGGCGACACGGCCGACGGCACCCCGCCGCCGAGGACGGAGCCTCTGGCGATCCATCCTGATCTTCGTCGCGCCCTTCGGCGTGCTCTACCTCCTCTTCTACGCGGTCCCGATCGCGTACGCCGTCTACCAGTCGCTCCTGACCGTCGAACGTCAGGGGACCTTCGGGCCCGCGACCCAGGTGTTCGGGGGACTCACTCAGTACGTCGCGGTGTTCCAGGACAGCGCGTTCTGGACGTCCGTCGGCCGGGTGCTGCTCTTCGGCGTGGTCCAGGTCCCGGTCATGCTCATCCTGGCGCTCGTGTTCGCCCTGCTCCTGGACTCCCCGCTGCTGCGCGGCAAGAAGTTCTTCCGGCTCGCGTTCTTCGCGCCCTACGCCGTCCCCGGCGTCATCGCCGCAATCATGTGGGGCTTCCTCTACTCGCCCTCGCTGTCCCCGTTCACGGCGCTGACGCAGAACGTCAACTTCCTCGGAGCCGACCTGGTCCTGTGGTCGATCGCGAACATCGTCACCTGGGTCTACATCGGCTACAACATGCTGATCATCTACTCGTCGCTCCTGGCGATACCGCAGGAGATCTACGAGGCCGCGAAGCTCGACGGCGCCAACAACTGGCAGGTCGCCGTGCGCATCAAGATCCCGCTGGTGATGCCGGCGATCATCCTCACCGCCGTGTTCTCGATCATCGGCACGCTCCAGCTGCTGGCCGAACCGCAGACCCTGCGCACGTTCAGCACCGCCATCAACAGCACCTATACACCGAACCTCGCGGTCTACACCACGGCGTCCATCCCGAACTACAACCTCGCCGCAGCGATGTCCGTCGTGCTGGCGCTGTTCACGTTCGTGCTGTCGTTCGTGTTCCTCAAGCTCACCCAGAGAAGGGCGTTCGCATGA
- a CDS encoding carbohydrate ABC transporter permease: MTTITAATRRIARGDAPPRGAGRENVVSRTGAMLVMAIFTFYFLIPIWWLLVSSTKTRAEFTSTAALWFTPNGFATFVNNLGTLFTYDSGVYIHWLINSVLYAGFGAFLGTLVAAMCGYALAKYRFRGREALFNGVLAGVLVPATALALPLFLIFSQVQLTNTYWSVFLPSIVSPFGVYLARIFAAASVPDELLEAARLDGSSEVRTFFTVSVRLMSPALVTMFLFQFVAIWNNFFLPLIMLRDQTLFPVTLGLYAWNSAIGQAPELRSLVIIGAFVSIVPLIIAFLSLQRFWSGGLAAGSVK; this comes from the coding sequence ATGACCACCATCACGGCTGCCACCCGCCGCATCGCGCGCGGCGACGCCCCGCCGCGCGGAGCGGGCCGCGAGAACGTCGTCTCGCGCACCGGCGCCATGCTGGTCATGGCGATCTTCACCTTCTACTTCCTGATCCCGATCTGGTGGCTGCTGGTCTCGTCCACCAAGACCCGGGCGGAGTTCACGAGCACCGCTGCGCTGTGGTTCACGCCGAACGGCTTCGCGACGTTCGTCAACAACCTCGGGACGCTGTTCACCTACGACTCCGGCGTCTACATCCACTGGCTGATCAACAGCGTGCTCTACGCCGGTTTCGGCGCGTTCCTCGGAACGCTGGTGGCGGCGATGTGCGGGTACGCGCTGGCGAAGTACCGCTTCCGCGGGCGGGAGGCCCTGTTCAACGGCGTCCTCGCCGGAGTGCTGGTGCCGGCGACGGCGCTCGCGCTGCCCCTGTTCCTGATCTTCTCCCAGGTGCAGCTGACCAACACCTACTGGTCGGTGTTCCTCCCCAGCATCGTCAGCCCGTTCGGGGTGTACCTGGCGCGGATCTTCGCCGCCGCCAGTGTGCCCGACGAGCTGCTGGAAGCGGCCCGTCTCGACGGGTCGAGCGAGGTGCGCACCTTCTTCACCGTCTCCGTGCGACTCATGTCGCCGGCACTCGTGACCATGTTCCTGTTCCAGTTCGTCGCGATCTGGAACAACTTCTTCCTGCCGCTCATCATGCTGCGGGATCAAACCCTGTTCCCGGTGACCCTCGGTCTCTACGCCTGGAACAGCGCAATCGGCCAAGCCCCGGAACTCCGATCACTGGTGATCATCGGGGCGTTCGTGTCGATTGTCCCGCTGATCATCGCGTTCCTGAGCCTGCAGAGGTTCTGGTCCGGTGGTCTCGCCGCGGGAAGTGTCAAGTAA